One Cellulomonas sp. WB94 genomic window, CGGTCCAGCGGGGTCCGTCCGCCGGGTCGACCCACGTGTAGCTCTGCGAACCGTCCTCGGCACGCTCGAGCCCCGCACCGGGGACGCCGAACACCTCCGCCGCGTCGGCGGCCGGGACCCGCCGCACCACGGCGAAGCTCTCGTCGACGGGGGAGAGCACGCCGGGGACCTGCGCGAGCCGGGCCACGGCTGCACTCTCACGCGCGGTCACGACCCACTGCGCCAGACCGAGGGACACCGCCACGACCGCGGCGCCGACGATCAGCCAACGGCGTCCGACGCGCGTCCGCCCGGTCGCGTCGGGTTGTGCGCCGACGTCGGGCGGGTGGCCGACGCCGTCGTCCGAGCCGTCGAGCAGCTCGACCTCCTGCATCTCGCCGCCCCGTGCCATGACGAGACAGTACCCACGGGCGTCCGCCCGTGGGGGCGAAGCGGGCACCCGCGGGCTCGCCCGGACACCTGGACGACGGCGCGCCCATCGGCGATAGTCGGCGCCATGCGCACGAGCCGGTTGGAAGCGTTCAGCGACGGCGTCCTCGCCATCGTCATCACGATCATGGTGCTGGAGCTGCGCGTGCCGGCGTTCGAGGAGGGGCACGCCGCGACGTTCGGCGACCTCGTCGACGCCCACCTCGTCCCGGTGCTCTTCAGCTACGTCCTCAGCTTCGTGTACATCGCGATCTACTGGAACAACCACCACCACCTCATGAGCACGGCCGAGCACGTCTCGGGCCCGATCATGTGGGCGAACATGCACCTGCTGTTCTGGCTCTCGCTCATCCCATTCTCGACGAGCTGGCTCGGCGAGAGCCACGGCGCCGCGGCCCCGGCCGCGCTCTACGGGGTGATCCTCCTGATGGCAGCGATCGCCTACTTCGCGCTGACCCGGATGATCGTCCGCGAGGGCGGGACCGGCGGGGTGCTCGCACGGGCCGTCGGGCGAGACCGCAAGGGGCAGGTCTCGCCGGTGCTGTACGCGCTGGGCATCGGCGCGGCGTTCGTGTGGACGCCGCTGTCCTACATCCTGTATGTCGCCGTCGCGGCGATGTGGCTGATCCCGGACAGGCGGATCGAGCGGGTCGCGGTCGAGGTGCCGGGCGCGCCGGACTGACGCGTCCGTCGGCCGGCCATGCCTTCGGCCGGCTCCGTGCTCATTCGGCTACGCCTGCGGTCGCGTCACCTTGCCGTCGAGCCACGGCGTGTCCGACTCGTCGCTGTGGGTGCCGGTCGTGCCGACATGCTTGGTGCTGATCTGCGGTCCGTTCTTGATGACGTGCCACAGGGCCATGGCGTGGCCGCGGCCGACGTCGTAGTCCTCCTTGAGCCACGCGACGACGTCACCGGCCTTGGCGCTCGGCTCGTCGAAGCCCTTGGCGTGGGCGAGCTCGACGAGCTGGCGGGGTGTCAGACCGGTCCGCTCCTCGATCGCGTCGAGGTCCGCCTGGAACGACATGGATCAACCTCCGTCACGGTGCGGTGCGGACACAGGCGAATCGAGGTTCGACGGTACTGCGCGGCGCGGGCGCCTGGCGAGACCCGGGCGGGAACCGGCTCGTCCGGCCTGAGCAGCCGGCCGGGGTCTCAGTCCGCGCTCAGTTCGAGGGCGGTCGGCAGGTGCAGGGCGGGGTCCGGGACAGGCAGCTCGGTGCGTTCGCGGCTGCGCAGCCCCGCAGCACGATCGTGAGGGCGCGTTCCACCGGCTCGTCGCCGGGCACCTGCGACTGGAGCGAGATCACGCCGTCGAACATGGCGATGGCGAGGAGCACGTCCGCGAGGGTCACGTCGTCGCGGACCGCGTGCGCTCGGCTCGCCCGGTCGAGCGCACCGGAGAGCAGCGCCTGCGCCTGGACGACGACGGCCTCGAGCGTCGCCTGCGGCTCGGCGGTCGCGCGGACCGCGGTGAAGAGGCCGGGCGCGTCGAGCTGCAGTCGGCAGATCGCGACCAGGAGGTGCTCGACGAGGTCGTCGCCGGCATAGGTGGCGGCGTACCGCTCGAGCGCGTCCATCCGCATCTCGAGCACGGCGGCGATGAGCGCGCCGCGGTCGGGGAAGTGGCGGTAGAGGGTGCCGCGGCCGACGTCGGCCCGTTGGGCGACGCGGTCGAGGGGGGCGCCGGCGCCGTCCTCGCGGAACACCTCGGCGGCGGCGGCGATGAGCCGGGCGCGGTTGCGCCGTGCGTCCCGCCGCTGGTTCACGCCGTGAGCGTAGCCGAGTGGCCGGACGCGGGCCGCGGCTGCTGGTCGGTTCGGGTGGCGACCAGTACGCTGAAACGGACGCCGGTGTCCGCTTTCCCGGCGGCACTCGACGTCGAGGGAGAAGTGTGATGGAGAAGTTCGACAAGGTCGTCGACGTCGTCGTGGTCGGCTCAGGTTCGGCTGCGATGACGACGGCGCTCGCGGTCAGGGAGTCCGGCAAGGAGCCGCTCGTCCTCGAGAGCACCGAGCTCTACGGCGGGTCCTCGGCGATGTCCGGCGGCGGCCTGTGGATCCCGAACAACCCCGTCATGCGCGAGGCGGGCGTCGAGGACTCGTACGAGAAGGCCCGGACCTACATGGACACGGTCATCGGCGACGTCGGACCGGCCAGCTCGCCCGAGCGCCGCGACGCGTTCCTGCGCAACGGACCCGAGATGGTCTCGTTCCTGCGCGGCCTCGGCATGAAGTTCGTCTACGCGCGCGGCTACTCCGACTACTACCCGGAGAAGCCGGGCGGCACCCCCATCGGCCGCGGCATCGAGGGGGAGCGCTGGAACGTGAAGAAGCTCGGCCCCTGGGCCGGCAAGGTCCGCGGTCTCATCCCGATGGCCGCGCACACCTCGGAGGTCGGGGCGATCAACCTGTCGTTCCGCACCCTCAAGGGCTTCCTCACGGCGGCCAACGTCGTCGGCGTCCAGACGATCCTCCCGCTCCTGATCGGTCAGAAGAAGGTCGGCTTGGGCAACAGCCTGATGGGCCAGCTGCTCTACCTGGCTCTGCAGCGCGACATCGACGTCTGGCTCAGCAGCCCGCTCGTCGAGCTCATCACCGCCGACGGGGCCGTCGTCGGCGTCGTCGTCGACAAGGACGGCACGCGGATGCGGATCGGCGCCCGCCAGGGCGTCATGCTCGCCGCCGGCGGGTTCGCCCACAACGACGAGATGCGGCAGAAGTACCACCCGCACCCCATCACCACGACCTGGACGAGCGCGAACCCGGGCGACATCGGCACCCCGATCAACGCGGGCGTGGCGGTCGGCGCGACGCTCGCCCTGATGGACGACGCGTGGTGGGGGCCGTCGGTCCTCAACGCGAACGGCTCCGCCGGGTTCCACCTCGCCGAGCGCTCGCTGCCGCACGGCTTCATCGTCGACTCGGCCGGCGAGCGGTTCATGAACGAGTCCGAGTCGTACGTCGACGCCGGGCACGACCAGTACGAGCGCAACGCGAAGGTCAGCGCCATCCCGGCCTACCTGATCATCGACTCGCACCACCGCCGCTGGTACCCGTTCGGCATGGCGCTGCCCGGCATGACCCCGAAGAAGATGATCCAGTCCGGGTTCTTCACCAAGGCCGACACGCTCGCTGAGCTCGCCGGCAAGATCGGCGTGGAACCCGACGGCCTGCACCGCACCGCGTCCCGCTTCGCCGAGTTCGCCCGGACGGGCGTCGACGAGGACTTCCACCGCGGCGACAGCGCCTACGACCGGGTCTACAGCGACCCGCGGGTCAAGCCCAACCCCAACCTGGGCGCCGTCAGCAAGGGGCCGTTCTACGCCGTCAAGGTCTGGCCCGGCGACCTCGGTACCAAGGGCGGTCTGCTGACCGACGAGCACGCGCGCGTGCTCCGGGAGGACGGCTCCGTCATCGAGGGCCTGTACGCGGCGGGCAACACGTCAGCCTCCGTCATGGGCCGCACGTACCCCGGCCCGGGCTCCACGATCGGGCCGGCCATGACGTTCGGGTACATCGGCGGCCGGCACGTCGCGGCGAAGGGCGAGACGGTCCCGAGCTAGCAGCGCCGACGTCAGGAGATGAGCCGCCGCAGCTCCTCGCGGCTGCGGCGGTACATCTCGAGCGGGTCCCCGATGTCGCCCGCGACCGCGAGCTCGCCCCACCGCAGCCAGGACGTCCGCCACACGGCGACCGCCACCTCCGCCAGGAGCAGGACGGCCAGCGGGTCGC contains:
- a CDS encoding TetR/AcrR family transcriptional regulator translates to MNQRRDARRNRARLIAAAAEVFREDGAGAPLDRVAQRADVGRGTLYRHFPDRGALIAAVLEMRMDALERYAATYAGDDLVEHLLVAICRLQLDAPGLFTAVRATAEPQATLEAVVVQAQALLSGALDRASRAHAVRDDVTLADVLLAIAMFDGVISLQSQVPGDEPVERALTIVLRGCAAANAPSCLSRTPPCTCRPPSN
- a CDS encoding FAD-binding protein; translated protein: MEKFDKVVDVVVVGSGSAAMTTALAVRESGKEPLVLESTELYGGSSAMSGGGLWIPNNPVMREAGVEDSYEKARTYMDTVIGDVGPASSPERRDAFLRNGPEMVSFLRGLGMKFVYARGYSDYYPEKPGGTPIGRGIEGERWNVKKLGPWAGKVRGLIPMAAHTSEVGAINLSFRTLKGFLTAANVVGVQTILPLLIGQKKVGLGNSLMGQLLYLALQRDIDVWLSSPLVELITADGAVVGVVVDKDGTRMRIGARQGVMLAAGGFAHNDEMRQKYHPHPITTTWTSANPGDIGTPINAGVAVGATLALMDDAWWGPSVLNANGSAGFHLAERSLPHGFIVDSAGERFMNESESYVDAGHDQYERNAKVSAIPAYLIIDSHHRRWYPFGMALPGMTPKKMIQSGFFTKADTLAELAGKIGVEPDGLHRTASRFAEFARTGVDEDFHRGDSAYDRVYSDPRVKPNPNLGAVSKGPFYAVKVWPGDLGTKGGLLTDEHARVLREDGSVIEGLYAAGNTSASVMGRTYPGPGSTIGPAMTFGYIGGRHVAAKGETVPS
- a CDS encoding DUF4287 domain-containing protein → MSFQADLDAIEERTGLTPRQLVELAHAKGFDEPSAKAGDVVAWLKEDYDVGRGHAMALWHVIKNGPQISTKHVGTTGTHSDESDTPWLDGKVTRPQA
- a CDS encoding TMEM175 family protein — translated: MRTSRLEAFSDGVLAIVITIMVLELRVPAFEEGHAATFGDLVDAHLVPVLFSYVLSFVYIAIYWNNHHHLMSTAEHVSGPIMWANMHLLFWLSLIPFSTSWLGESHGAAAPAALYGVILLMAAIAYFALTRMIVREGGTGGVLARAVGRDRKGQVSPVLYALGIGAAFVWTPLSYILYVAVAAMWLIPDRRIERVAVEVPGAPD